The Rhodothermales bacterium genomic interval CGCGCGCCGGCGACGCCCTGGTCGCGCACGGCGGCGTCGGCGTCCGACAAGTTGGCCAGGCCGCTGACCTGGATGTTCGAGATCCGCGACCCGATGCGTTCGGCGGCGACGCGGACGCGTTCGCAGTAGGCGAGCGACGTATCGTCGAACTGCCGCTCCCACACCTCGACATGGCGCAGCCCGAGCTCGCCACGGACGAAGTCCGGAAACGTCTCCAGGGTCAGGTCCGATCCGGTGGTCGGCTCGGCCATCAGTGTCCGCGTCGTGGGGAAACGGGAGCGGAAACAGACGGACGTGACACCGATGCGCTCCAGCCGCGCCGCCGCGCCGGCAGCGTCGGCCACGGCAGCGGTTTCTGTATTTCCGGGCGTACACGCCCAGAGCGGAGCAGCCGCCATGAAGAGGCTGCCCCGCTGAATGAACGTTCTGCGATCCATGAGGGTTAGGCGCTAATGTTAGCCAGAAGTTGGTCCTTCATCCAGTTGCCGGCGCGGATGGGGTCCGCCGGAGGCGGGCTGTCGCCATCGGGATACATCTCGATCGAGTAGATCCCCCGGTAGCCGGAGTCCTCGGTGGCGCGAACGAGCGCCGCGAAGTCGTAATCGGTGTGCTCCATCTGATCGTTATAGCCCGTCCCTTTGGCCGAGACGAACGAGATGTAGGGGAGGAGCTTGGAAAGTCCGGCGATGCGGATGTCGGTGGAGCCCGCCGGCGTGTTGCCGTAGTCCGCGAGGCCGCGGCAGTTCGGATGATTGACGGTTTGCAGAATGGCCACCACGTTGTCGATGTTCATGCTGAACCCGACGTGGTTTTCGACCAGCACCGTCACGTTTTTCTCGCCGGCGTATTCGGCAATCTGGCGAAACGAATCGGCCGTTACGTCCACCAGGAACTCCTGCCCTGCCTTGCCGCCGGTGTTCACACGAAAGCTAGGGACGCCCATCGCGACGCACCGATCAACCCATTCCTTCGACTGTTTCACGCCGAGCGCGCGCTGCGCCGGGTCAACATCCGACAGATCGGCCATTCCTTCATCTACCTGTATATTTGTGATCCGGGAGCCGATGCGCTCGGCGGCGTTGCGGATCTTCTCACAATAGGCCAGGGTCATCTCGTCGAACTGGAAGTCCCACACCTCGACATTACGGAGCCCGAACCTATCGTAGATAAACTGTGGCGCCTGCTCCAGCGTGATGGTCGGCGCCGTGTTCGGCTCCGCCGCGAAGGCGCGGGTTTTCGCAAAGTAGGAGCGAATACACACGGTGGTGATCCCGATGCGTGCGAGCAGGGCGTCGGTGGAGACGGGCGTCACGGCCGGCACAGCGGTCTCCGCCGTGTCGGTGCCGCCCGGAGCGCACGACGACCAGAGCGGCGCGGCGATCGCGACCAGGGCACTGTTCTGTAGAAACGTTCGGCGATCCATAGGTATCGAGTCGGGTTGGTGGAGGGAGAGGTTGAAAGATCAAACGAACAGGGCCAGTTGGTCAGCCCTTATCCGGGTTGGGGATCATAATATCGCGAATCATCCCGTTCAACTCATAACAGGCTGCGATAAACTGTCGGAGCGTGCGCCGTGTCGGTGGGAACGCATCGAATTCCGCAGCGGACATCCCATCCTCGGCATACGCCCTGCGGAAATCCTCGAACCGCATGAGTTCCGAGACGATCTTCGGGTCGACGGGGGTGTCGATGCGCGATTCGACCGGGATGTCGCTCGCGTTGAACCGCACCTGCCACTTGTAAGGCGGCGAGATCACGACGTCGCCGCCGATGAATTCCGACCAGTGCATGTGGTTGCGGAAGGCGGCCGACAGCAGGCGAAGGCGATAGCCGCGTTCGCGATACAGCGTGTAGGCTTTTTTGAAGATGGCGACGCCGGCCCACTCGAAAATGCCGGGGTCGGCCGACATGTTGCGCTGATCGGCCGCGACCTT includes:
- a CDS encoding sugar phosphate isomerase/epimerase family protein, with protein sequence MDRRTFLQNSALVAIAAPLWSSCAPGGTDTAETAVPAVTPVSTDALLARIGITTVCIRSYFAKTRAFAAEPNTAPTITLEQAPQFIYDRFGLRNVEVWDFQFDEMTLAYCEKIRNAAERIGSRITNIQVDEGMADLSDVDPAQRALGVKQSKEWVDRCVAMGVPSFRVNTGGKAGQEFLVDVTADSFRQIAEYAGEKNVTVLVENHVGFSMNIDNVVAILQTVNHPNCRGLADYGNTPAGSTDIRIAGLSKLLPYISFVSAKGTGYNDQMEHTDYDFAALVRATEDSGYRGIYSIEMYPDGDSPPPADPIRAGNWMKDQLLANISA